Proteins co-encoded in one Aspergillus fumigatus Af293 chromosome 6, whole genome shotgun sequence genomic window:
- a CDS encoding CCDC90 family protein, whose protein sequence is MAPQKSVTEVPRSLLPRLTWNGSSARITVAPPQGNPLSTLRSQPQQRIQNLSPVCPQLRSLSLYPHKARFFSAASRDFSPATLVARSPSTSSSTPKNRPALEDLNNPIRYNGVYVATFKPARRAFHASASLQREHHFDTLRFVQRLKDEGFSEAQAVAMMRVLNDVIQESIQHLTRTMVLREDTERSAYTQKVDFAKLRSELLNADSTEAQLTRSSHEKIAADLAKLNSRLRDEIGRTQASVRLDLNLEKGRIREEANGQEMRIKETETRIEQEVAGLRERVEAVKFSTLQWLMGVCTGTAALILGAWRLFM, encoded by the exons ATGGCGCCGCAGAAATCCGTCACAGAAGTCCCGCGCTCACTCCTCCCTCGTCTGACCTGGAACGGCTCCTCTGCCCGGATTACAGTCGCTCCACCCCAAGGCAACCCTCTCTCGACTTTGCGATCTCAACCCCAGCAGCGCATACAAAATCTGAGTCCTGTTTGTCCACAGCTACGTTCTTTGTCCCTTTATCCGCATAAAGCTCGCTTTTTCTCCGCTGCGTCTCGGGATTTTAGCCCGGCAACACTGGTTGCAAGATCTCCGTCTACATCATCGAGCACCCCGAAGAATCGTCCAGCTCTCGAGGACCTCAACAATCCTATCAGGTATAATGGGGTATACGTAGCCACTTTCAAGCCAGCGCGGCGCGCCTTTCACGCTTCGGCTTCTCTGCAGCGGGAGCATCACTTCGACACATTGAGATTCGTCCAACGCCTTAAGGATGAAGGATTCAGTGAAGCCCAAGCCGTCGCAATGATGAGGGTTCTGAACGATGTCATCCAAGAATCAATACAGCACTTGACGCGGACAATGGTTCTTCGGGAAG ATACTGAACGCTCAGCATATACACAGAAAGTCGATTTTGCTAAACTCCGCTCAGAGCTGCTAAACGCAGATTCGACCGAAGCGCAGTTGACTAGATCATCCCACGAAAAGATTGCTGCGGATCTTGCGAAACTCAACTCGCGACTGCGGGACGAGATTGGACGAACCCAAGCCTCTGTTCGCCTTGATTTGAACCTTGAAAAAGGACGTatccgagaagaagcgaaCGGCCAAGAGATGCGCATCAAGGAGACTGAAACACGAATCGAGCAAGAAGTTGCAGGGCTGCGAGAGCGCGTTGAGGCTGTGAAGTTCTCGACCTTGCAATGGCTTAT GGGTGTCTGCACCGGTACAGCCGCTCTCATTCTCGGTGCCTGGCGTCTTTTCATGTGA
- the sec53 gene encoding phosphomannomutase SEC53, which produces MVTEAASIYPALQDRPIKNTICLFDVDETLTPARRAVTPEMLMLLSQLRHKCAIGYVGGSNLAKQQEQLGTGATDVTSLFDFCFPENGLMAFRLGKPLASTSFIEWIGEEKYQKLVNFILRYFADLQLPKKRGTFIEFRNGMINVSPIGRNASVEERNEFEAYDKEHHIRTDMVNALKKEFPDYGLTYSIGGQISFDVFPTGWDKTYCLRHVEAEKEISGVEYTTIHFFGDKCFPGGNDYEIYSDPRTIGHSVHGPEDTMKQLKELFQL; this is translated from the exons ATGGTTACCGAAGCTGCTAGTATCTACCCGGCTCTCCAGGACCGCCCTATTAAAAACACAATCTGCCTGTtcgatgttgatgagacGCTGACACCTGCGAGACGG GCTGTTACCCCCGAGATGCTCATGCTTCTTTCACAATTGCGCCACAAGTGTGCCATTGGATAC GTCGGCGGATCCAACCTTGCCAAGCAACAAGAGCAACTTGGAACGGGGGCGACGGACGTGACCTCCCTTTTCGATTTCTGCTTCCCGGAGAATGGTTTGATGGCTTTTCGTCTGGGCAAGCCTCTTGCCAGCACCAGCTTCATTGAGTGGATCGGCGAGGAGAAATACCAGAAGCTGGTGAACTTCATCCTCAGATACTTTGCGGACTTGCAGTTGCCCAAGAAGCGTGGTACCTTCATTGAATTCCGAAACGGAATGATCAATGTTAGTCCGATAGGCAGAAATGCAAGTGTTGAAGAGAGGAACGAGTTCGAAGC ATATGACAAAGAACACCACATCAGAACAGATATGGTCAACgcgctgaagaaggagttcCCTGATTATGGCCTCAC CTACTCTATCGGCGGCCAGATTTCTTTTGACGTCTTCCCCACTGGTTGGGACAAGACCTATTGCCTGCGGCACGTTGAAGCCGAGAAAGAAATTTCTGGGGTTGAGTACACAACAATCCACTTCTTCGGAGATAAATGTTTTCCTGGAGGTAATGACTACGAGATCTACTCAGACCCGCGGACGATAGGTCATTCCGTACATGGTCCCGAGGATACCATGAAGCAGCTTAAGGAATTGTTCCAGCTATGA
- a CDS encoding putative DnaJ chaperone (Caj1), translating to MPRQPDYYKILGVSTDATQQQIRTAYKRESLKSHPDRVPADSPERPARTRRFQEINDAYYTLSDQTRRREYDALRAAEAYEEPAEEVPRGGGGGFPWSAFGFGTTTDSEQRASEQFGSVFEEMLREEGLAEDNSADGQRRTRPTSRFWSVVGGISGGALGFIVANTPGALAGAVAGNRLGAVRDAKGKSVYEVFLELPQSERARLLSELAAKVFQTTLGR from the exons ATGCCTA GGCAACCAGATTACT ATAAAATTCTGGGTGTCTCTACTGATGCCACTCAACAACAGATCCGAACTGCATACAAACG AGAATCTTTGAAATCCCACCCCGATAGAGTACCTGCTGATTCACCAGAGCGACCTGCCCGAACTCGGAGATTCCAAGAGATCAATGATGCTTATTATACTCTTTCAGACCAGACACGCCGGCGAGAATATGACGCCCTGAGAGCCGCAGAAGCATACGAAGAGCCAGCAGAGGAAGTGCCTcggggtggtggtggcggctTCCCATGGTCTGCCTTTGGATTTGGCACCACCACAGATAGCGAGCAAAGAGCCTCTGAGCAATTTGGGTCCGTCTTCGAGGAGATGTTGCGGGAAGAAGGACTTGCTGAGGATAACAGTGCCGATGGCCAACGTCGCACCAGGCCTACATCACGCTTTTGGTCTGTTGTGGGCGGTATCAGCGGTGGTGCTTTAGGATTTATTGTGGCCAATACTCCCGGTGCTTTGGCTGGTGCCGTTGCAGGGAACCGCCTTGGTGCTGTCCGAGACGCAAAAGGCAAGAGTGTCTACGAGGTTTTCCTCGAACTTCCGCAGTCTGAAAGAGCCCGACTACTTAGCGAGTTAGCAGCGAAGGTCTTCCAGACTACTCTGGGTCGCTAG
- a CDS encoding putative COPII vesicles protein Yip3, translated as MSPIQFPIDAIASRFGDRFNSVRAQSLTSRFSNLRPISEFLDVKRLSKPANFGEVQSRVNYNLAYFSSNYAAVFVMLSIYSLLTNLSLLLVILLVAGGLYGIGKLQGRDLDLGFARFTTSQLYTGLLIVAVPLGLYASPIATALWLIGATGVTVFGHAAFMDKPIENAFSEEAV; from the coding sequence ATGAGTCCAATTCAGTTCCCCATTGACGCGATTGCCTCGCGATTCGGTGATCGCTTCAATAGCGTCCGCGCGCAATCTCTTACCTCGCGTTTCTCCAACCTCCGACCAATCTCGGAGTTCCTCGATGTCAAGCGCCTCTCGAAGCCTGCCAATTTTGGCGAGGTTCAAAGCCGTGTGAACTACAACCTGGCCTATTTCTCGAGCAACTATGCCGCCGTCTTTGTCATGCTCAGCATATACAGCTTGCTGACCAATCTGTCGTTgcttcttgtcatcctgTTGGTTGCTGGTGGTCTGTATGGAATCGGCAAGCTCCAGGGCCGTGATCTTGACTTGGGCTTTGCACGATTCACCACCTCTCAGCTGTACACCGGTCTGCTGATTGTTGCGGTTCCTCTGGGTCTTTATGCTTCCCCCATCGCCACTGCGCTCTGGCTGATTGGAGCCACTGGCGTGACTGTCTTCGGTCACGCCGCATTTATGGATAAGCCAATCGAGAATGCTTTTTCCGAGGAGGCGGTCTAG
- a CDS encoding Frag1/DRAM/Sfk1 family protein, with protein MWIISFWIFPVISAGMWLAMLLAMLGNWAVIGTPIYPSMEAGQTIAYISDIGAQGLKPLFITGSVITVVFLDLSFVSERWLRHSGQLVPNKGWFDKFCAVASIFFAVAGALGLILLACYDTLRHPHFHNGFLLMFLVGYLISAVLICIEYLWLGIFYRSQHRILFASFVIKLAFVIIEVALAIAFGICTRRSSGKKNVAAILEWVIAFIFTGYILSFVVDLLPSVRTRHHIPQGEKRLEMAHEGPNAPHPHRNGASGGYVVEEPLTRDSTGPNANFYRGQRSTGY; from the exons ATGTGGATTATATCATTTTGGATCTTTCCGGTGATATCGGCTGGCATGTGGCTTG CCATGCTGCTTGCGATGCTGGGAAACTGGGCTGTAATTGGGACGCCTATCTACCCCAGCATGGAAGCCGGACAAACCATTGC ATATATATCTGACATTGGAGCGCAGGGGTTGAAACCTCTGTTCATCACAGGCAGCGTCATCACCGTTGTCTTCTTGGATTTGTCCTTCGTTTCTGAACGCTGGCTGCGACACTCCGGCCAGTTGGTGCCGAACAAGGGCTGGTTTGACAAGTTCTGCGCTGTCGCTTCGATATTCTTCGCGGTCGCCGGCGCACTGGGATTGATCCTGCTCGCGTGCTACGATACGCTGCGTCATCCGCATTTTCACAATGGATTCCTGCTCATGTTCCT TGTCGGATACCTGATCAGTGCGGTGCTCATCTGCATCGAGTATCTGTGGCTGGGGATCTTCTATCGCTCGCAGCATCGCATCTTATTCGCGAGCTTTGTGATCAAACTTGCGTTTGTGATCATCGAAGTCGCATTAGCCATTGCATTTGGTATCTGCACTCGCCGCAGTTCTGGCAAGAAAAACGTGGCCGCTATCTTGGAATGGG TTATTGCTTTCATTTTCACCGGGTATATCCTCTCGTTTGTGGTCGATCTTCTACCCTCTGTGCGAACACGGCACCACATCCCTCAGGGCGAAAAGCGCCTCGAAATGGCCCACGAGGGGCCCAatgctcctcatcctcatcgcaACGGAGCCAGTGGAGGCTACGTGGTTGAGGAGCCCCTGACGAGGGATTCTACCGGCCCCAACGCCAACTTCTACCGCGGGCAGCGTTCCACCGGTTACTGA
- the ptyA gene encoding tyrosine-protein phosphatase, translating to MATNLPRQSSVDLDSADRPFDNIINFRDVGRSVNHLMGSRILKEGVLFRSARLDDASERDRRRLADELHISTVLDLRSMTEHQMATRKCRGEDALDPEQPSLPPSEANEHLVEIPGVQRSLISLTGRAFERALLWRLDWYNLIRVLALVASGYRTEAVTIIGQQVMAPRGLIGLGQDTLDSSTAEVREIFELLVSPAAYPVLVHCTQGKDRTGLIVLLLLLLLPEVSADAIAADYVKSEPELVVEFEERMKEIRVLGLNEEYTKCPPEFTQQIRAHLDAKYGGVGGYLTSVGIDREKQELIRQQLLA from the exons ATGGCCACCAATCTCCCCCGCCAATCCAGCGTCGATCTAGACTCAGCGGATCGGCCCTTTGATAATATCATCAACTTTCGCGATGTCGGACGGTCGGTCAATCATTTGATGGGATCGCG CATCCTAAAAGAAGGTGTCCTTTTCCGGAGTGCAAGG CTAGACGATGCCTCTGAACGAGATAGACGGCGCCTAGCGGATGAACTACACATTTCGACTGTTCTGGATCTAAGATCGAT GACCGAACACCAAATGGCCACTCGCAAATGTCGCGGCGAGGATGCTCTCGACCCAGAACAACCATCTCTACCTCCTTCAGAGGCAAACGAGCATCTCGTGGAGATCCCCGGTGTGCAGCGCTCCCTGATCAGTCTAACGGGCAGAGCATTCGAACGCGCCCTACTATGGCGCTTGGACTGGTATAACCTCAT ACGAGTCCTCGCTCTGGTAGCCTCGGGTTACCGCACCGAAGCGGTGACAATCATAGGCCAGCAGGTCATGGCGCCGCGGGGCCTGATCGGACTCGGCCAGGACACGCTGGACAGCAGCACGGCGGAGGTGCGCGAGATCTTCGAGCTACTCGTGTCGCCGGCGGCGTACCCGGTCCTCGTGCACTGCACGCAGGGCAAGGACCGCACGGGTCTGATtgtgcttctgctgctgctcctacTGCCGGAGGTGTCGGCGGATGCGATCGCCGCGGACTACGTCAAGTCGGAGCCGGAGCTGGTCGTTGAGTTCGAGGAGCGCATGAAGGAGATCCGTGTGCTGGGCTTGAATGAGGAGTACACGAAATGTCCGCCGGAGTTTACGCAGCAGATCCGGGCGCATCTAGATGCGAAATACGGTGGCGTTGGAGGGTATCTGACGTCTGTTGGGATTGATCGTGAGAAGCAGGAGTTGATCAGGCAGCAGTTGCTCGCGTAG
- the lacC gene encoding glycoside hydrolase family 35 protein, translated as MRIFSFLFLLLLGILTGQGLVSGTDNGKTTDVTWDKYSLSVKGQRLFVFSGEFHYQRLPVPELWLDVFQKLRANGFNAISVYFFWSFHSASEGEFDFENGAHDIQRLFDYAKEAGLYVIARAGPYCNAETSAGGFALWAANGQMGNERTSDEAYYEKWRPWILEVGKIIAKNQITNGGPVILNQHENELVETTYDPNHTLVVYMKQIAQVFEEAGIVVPSSHNEKGMRGVSWSTDYHNVGGAVNIYGLDSYPGGLSCTNPNSGFNLVRTYHQWFQNYSFTQPSYLPEFEGGWFQPWGGSFYDTCATELSPEFPDVYYKNNIGSRVTLHSIYMTYGGTNWGHSAAPVVYTSYDYAAPLRETREIRDKLKQTKLIGLFTRVSKDLLKTYMEGNGTGYTSDSSIYTWSLRNPDTNAGFYVLAHSTSSTRDVTTFTLNVTTSAGAISIPDIELNGRQSKIIVTDYNFGTNSTLLFSSAEVLTYANLDVNVLVFYLNVGQKGTFVFKDEPKLAFQTYGNSNLTTSESSYGTQYSYTQGKGVTAVKFSNGVLAYFLDKESAWNFFAPPTTSSPQVAPNEHILVQGPYLVRGASVNHGTVEITGDNANTTSIEVYTGNSQVKKIKWNGKTIETRKTAYGSLIGTAPGAEDVKIQLPSLDSWKAQDTLPEIQPDYDDSKWTVCNKTTSVNAIAPLSLPVLYSGDYGYHAGTKVYRGRFDGRNVTGANVTVQNGAAAGWAAWVNGQYAGGSAGSPNLAATSAVLTFNSSSLKDQDNVLTVVTDYTGHDQNSVRPKGTQNPRGILGATLIGGGNFTSWRIQGNAGGEKNIDPVRGPMNEGGLYGERMGWHLPGYKVPKSASKSSPLDGVSGAEGRFYTTTFKLKLDKDLDVPIGLQLGAPEGTKAVVQVFMNGYQFGHYLPHTGPQSLFPFPPGVINNRGENTLAISMWALTDAGAKLDKVELVAYGKYRSGFDFNQDWGYLQPGWKDRSQYA; from the exons ATGCGAATCTTCAGCTTCCTgtttctgctcctcctgggaATCTTGACTGGCCAGGGTTTGGTGTCAGGGACGGATAATGGCAAGACTACCGATGTGACGTGGGACAAGTACAGTCTGTCCGTCAAGGGACAGCGATTGTTTGTCTTCTCAGGTGAATTTCACTACCAGAGACTTCCTGTGCCGGAGCTGTGGTTGGATGTCTTTCAGAAATTGCGGGCCAATGGCTTCAATGCCATCTCAG TGTACTTCTTTTGGAGCTTCCACAGCGCCTCGGAGGGCGAGTTCGACTTTGAAAATGGAGCCCATGACATCCAGCGGTTGTTCGATTATGCCAAAGAAGCGGGTTTGTATGTGATTGCACGCGCCGGCCCGTACTGCAACGCAGAAACCTCCGCTGGCGGTTTTGCCCTTTGGGCAGCCAACGGCCAGATGGGGAACGAGCGGACGAGCGACGAGGCATACTACGAAAAATGGCGGCCGTGGATATTGGAGGTCGGCAAGATCATTGCGAAGAACCAGATCACCAACGGTGGGCCTGTGATTCTCAATCAACACGAGAATGAGCTCGTTGAGACGACGTACGATCCGAACCATACCCTGGTTGTCTACATGAAACAGATTGCGCAGGTGTTTGAGGAAGCTGGGATTGTTGTTCCAAGCTCTCACAATGAGAAGGGCATGCGAGGCGTCAGCTGGTCGACAGACTACCACAACGTAGGAGGTGCAGTCAATATATATGGGCTGGACTCGTACCCTGGTGGTCTCTCGTGCACCAATCCCAACTCTGGTTTCAATCTCGTCCGGACATACCATCAATGGTTCCAGAACTACTCCTTCACGCAACCGAGTTATCTGCCCGAGTTCGAGGGTGGGTGGTTCCAGCCTTGGGGCGGATCTTTCTATGACACCTGCGCTACGGAGCTGTCGCCGGAGTTCCCTGATGTCTACTACAAGAACAACATCGGCTCTCGGGTGACATTGCATAGCATCTACATGACTTACGGCGGGACCAACTGGGGCCATAGCGCCGCTCCAGTCGTGTACACCTCCTACGACTATGCCGCTCCTCTCCGCGAGACTCGCGAGATTCGCGACAAGCTGAAACAAACCAAGCTTATTGGACTCTTCACCCGTGTGTCGAAAGACCTCTTGAAGACCTATATGGAAGGTAATGGTACTGGTTATACGAGCGACAGTAGCATCTACACCTGGTCGCTTAGAAATCCCGACACAAACGCCGGATTCTACGTGCTTGCACACAGCACCAGCTCAACTCGCGATGTGACAACCTTTACCCTCAACGTCACCACCTCCGCCG GTGCCATCTCCATCCCAGACATCGAGCTCAATGGTCGCCAGAGCAAGATTATAGTGACCGACTACAATTTCGGGACCAACTCGACTCTCCTGTTTTCATCCGCTGAAGTCCTGACATACGCCAACCTCGATGTAAATGTCCTTGTCTTCTACTTAAATGTCGGCCAGAAGGGGACCTTCGTGTTCAAGGATGAACCGAAGCTCGCCTTCCAAACATACGGCAATAGCAACCTCACTACCTCGGAATCGAGCTACGGTACGCAGTATTCCTACACGCAGGGAAAGGGTGTCACTGCCGTGAAGTTCTCCAACGGTGTGCTGGCCTACTTTCTTGACAAAGAGTCTGCCTGGAATTTCTTTGCGCCTCCGACCACATCAAGCCCGCAGGTCGCCCCCAACGAGCATATACTGGTTCAAGGACCGTACCTGGTTCGCGGGGCTTCCGTCAACCACGGTACTGTGGAGATCACTGGTGACAACGCAAACACCACATCTATTGA AGTGTACACTGGTAACTCCCAGGTCAAGAAAATCAAGTGGAATGGGAAGACAATCGAGACCAGAAAGACTGCGTACGGAAGTCTGATCGGAACAGCGCCTGGAGCGGAAGATGTTAAGATTCAACTTCCTTCGTTGGACTCCTGGAAGGCCCAAGACACCCTTCCGGAGATCCAGCCGGATTACGACGATTCCAAATGGACTGTTTGCAACAAGACCACCTCAGTAAATGCGATCGCTCCGCTTTCTCTCCCCGTTCTCTACTCCGGTGACTACGGCTACCATGCGGGCACCAAGGTCTACCGTGGCCGTTTCGACGGACGCAACGTGACCGGCGCGAATGTGACTGTGCAGAACGGCGCAGCCGCTGGGTGGGCAGCGTGGGTGAACGGGCAGTATGCTGGCGGATCCGCGGGCAGCCCTAACCTTGCTGCGACGTCGGCGGTCCTCACTTTCAACAGCTCATCTCTCAAGGATCAAGACAACGTCTTAACGGTGGTCACTGATTATACCGGCCATGATCAGAACAGCGTGAGGCCGAAGGGAACTCAAAACCCGCGAGGGATCCTGGGTGCCACCTTGATTGGAGGGGGCAACTTTACGTCTTGGCGCATTCAAGGTAACGCCGGCGGCGAGAAGAACATTGACCCCGTCCGTGGACCGATGAATGAGGGCGGACTGTATGGTGAGCGCATGGGCTGGCATTTGCCCGGGTACAAGGTACCCAAATCCGCGTCGAAGAGCAGCCCTCTAGACGGGGTATCGGGAGCCGAGGGTCGTTTCTACACCACCACGTTCAAACTGAAGCTCGATAAAGATCTGGACGTCCCCATCGGACTCCAGTTAGGCGCGCCCGAAGGCACAAAAGCGGTAGTGCAGGTCTTCATGAACGGATATCAGTTTGGTCATTACCTCCCCCACACCGGACCGCAGAgtctcttccccttcccgCCAGGTGTGATCAACAACCGCGGGGAGAACACGCTGGCGATCAGCATGTGGGCATTGACGGATGCGGGTGCGAAGCTGGACAAGGTGGAGCTGGTGGCGTATGGAAAGTATCGGAGTGGGTTCGACTTCAATCAGGACTGGGGCTATCTGCAGCCGGGCTGGAAAGACCGAAGCCAGTATGCATGA
- a CDS encoding putative MFS transporter has product MGLGVLEDKVLDHVPGTSYILEDERDDNTALDSRLKYDRSGDVPILLVPQPSDDPNDPLVGRRSYGCSLMAANTVTIALHYGKSFTSVALLTGYHLCGVGVAGVLIVPTARVWGKRHLFILGNILMVVSCAWAGGSGQNYQSLLWARIIQGVALAPFEALTNACVGDLFFVHERGKRMALSNVAVFGAAFLTPVLAGKITHSLSWQWTFYLVAIFTAACLPLTFFLIPETAFRRADHFNTDFEHVGDRLDGSHSHTQLQPAGYATSELSQISGEQKQSVLGTNEKPQGEPSRREDGVSQEPTLPRKATYWETLKLFNGRKTDEDFFTLLLRPFPLFFHPGILWACLIQGVLIGWTVFIGVVLAAIFLGPPLWFNEVQTGYLYTGAFIGSILGLILSGILSDSLNKVMIKLNKGKYEPEFRILLVIFQLIFSGTGLYGFGIVAEDVDRYGWLVPDVFFAFVIIGMVMGAVASALYIVDAHRQIAVEAFTCLLIFKNIFSFVLTFFAYDWLIRNGIRPAFLAISSIQVGVCLLSIPMYIFGKRNRSFFTRYNILKKLHLW; this is encoded by the exons ATGGGTCTAGGTGTGCTCGAGGACAAGGTACTCGACCATGTCCCTG GCACTTCCTATATCCTCGAAGATGAAAGGGATGATAATACCGCTCTCGATTCGCGCCTCAAGTACGATCGCTCCGGCGACGTTCCTATTCTTCTAGTACCACAGCCAAGCGATGACCCGAACGATCCTCTGGTAGGTAGAAGAAGCTATGGTTG CTCGCTCATGGCCGCCAACACTGTGACCATTGCTCTTCACTATGGGAAGAGTTTCACGTCCGTTGCTCTCCTCACTGGCTACCACCTCTGTGGTGTGGGTGTCGCTGGTGTGCTAATTGTTCCGACTGCACGAGTGTGGGGCAAGCGACATCTTTTCATCCTGGGAAATATTCTGATGGTCGTGAGCTGCGCATGGGCTGGGGGCAGCGGCCAGAATTATCAGAGCCTTCTCTGGGCCCGGATCATCCAAGGAGTCGCATTGGCTCCATTCGAAGCTTTGACGAATGCTTGTGTTGGTGATCTATTCTTTGTCCAT GAACGGGGCAAGCGGATGGCCTTATCGAATGTTGCCGTGTTCGGCGCTGCCTTCCTCACACCGGTTTTGGCTGGCAAGATCACACACTCGCTTAGTTGGCAATGGACGTTTTACCTAGTGGCGATCTTTACTGCCGCTTGCCTGCCCCTGACATTCTTCCTGATACCAGAAACGGCTTTCAGACGCGCCGACCATTTCAACACAGACTTTGAGCATGTCGGCGACCGCCTTGATGGAAGCCACTCACATACACAACTGCAGCCCGCTGGATATGCGACTTCTGAATTGAGCCAGATATCtggagagcaaaagcaatCCGTACTTGGGACCAACGAGAAGCCGCAAGGGGAGCCCTCTcgacgagaagatggtgtCAGTCAGGAACCTACACTCCCTCGCAAGGCCACGTACTGGGAAACTCTCAAGCTATTCAATGGACGGAAAACAGACGAGGACTTTTTCACACTGCTTTTGAGACCCTTTCCCCTATTCTTCCATCCTGGTATCCTCTGG GCTTGCTTGATACAAGGCGTTCTCATTGGTTGGACTGTCTTTATCGGTGTTGTCCTGGCTGCCATCTTCCTGGGACCTCCTCTATGGTTCAACGAGGTGCAGACAGGATACCTCTATACAGGTGCCTTCATTGGCTCTATCTTAGGCCTGATACTGTCTGGCATCCTGTCAGATTCGTTGAACAAGGTCATGATAAAACTCAACAAAGGCAAATACGAACCCGAGTTCCGTATTCTGCTAGTTATCTTCCAACTGATCTTCAGCGGCACTGGCCTCTACGGGTTTGGGATTGTGGCGGAGGACGTGGACCGATATGGGTGGCTCGTGCCGGACgtcttctttgcttttgtCATCATAGGAATGGTCATGGGTGCCGTCGCGAGCGCCTTGTACATTGTCGATGCACACC GTCAAATCGCCGTTGAAGCGTTCACGTGCTTATtgatcttcaagaacatATTCAGTTTCGTTCTGACTTTTTTCGCATATGACTGGCTCATAAGAAATGGAATCAGACCGGCATTCCTAGCTATCTCCAGTATCCAGGTGGGCGTTTGTCTCTTGAGCATTCCGATGT ATATTTTCGGGAAACGAAATCGGTCATTCTTCACGCGTTACAAcattttgaagaagctgcaTCTCTGGTAA
- a CDS encoding CFEM domain-containing protein: protein MKFFSVSLALAACLSMAAAQGLDGLPDCAKSCATNSIPASCGLDVKCICTDSSFISGISCCVLQSCGPDQQQAAVEFANRICKTAGVTNMPQSPSCANTTQSATGTASKSSTATSGSSTESNASQTAATATTSTTPPTSPTSPTSTTGSTTSSAASTTNTTTGAAVTQHKDIGLIALAGAALAAFGLLA, encoded by the exons ATGAAGTTTTTCTCTGTCTCCCTTGCTCTTGCGGCATGCCTGAGCATGGCAGCTGCCCAGGGCCTTGACGGTCTGCCAGATTGTGCT AAATCATGCGCTACGAATTCCATCCCCGCCAGCTGCGGTCTTGACGTGAAGTGCATCTGCACCGATTCGTCCTTCATTTCTGGTATTTCCTGCTGCGTTCTCCAATCATGCGGTCCGGACCAGCAGCAGG CCGCCGTCGAGTTTGCGAACCGGATATGTAAAACCGCCGGTGTGACCAACATGCCTCAGTCTCCCAGCTGCGCCAACACAACTCAATCTGCCACTGGCACGGCCTCTAAATCCTCTACAGCCACTTCTGGTTCTTCCACCGAGTCTAATGCCTCCCAGACCGCTGCCACTGCAACCACTTCTACTACTCCTCCCACGTCTCCCACTTCTCCCACTTCTACCACTGGCTCCACGACCTCGTCTGCTGCTTCGACCACCAACACCACTACCGGGGCCGCCGTCACCCAGCACAAGGACATTGGTCTCATTGCGCTTGCCGGTGCGGCGCTTGCGGCTTTCGGCTTGCTCGCCTAG